The following are from one region of the Littorina saxatilis isolate snail1 linkage group LG4, US_GU_Lsax_2.0, whole genome shotgun sequence genome:
- the LOC138965222 gene encoding uncharacterized protein produces the protein MEHLMDHVSGDLADFIRQREPANVTEAAELAERFAASKRARKNPVTATGRVEKNTKDIENPEEDSAPVSPVHPNGPFPKRNCYGCGKTGHIRRNCPHSASSFNVRTVTNVRTVVTMPGTTAATSELPTLCDPCSQLSYTPLCTVSINGSQVSALRDTGADGLVIDSSLVKDCNLKQGSQTIRFAAGNVQKTCPTTIVHLESPFFSGNVVAIVADQLTYPVLIGNRIIQPGGETLEVPVYRAKAQPVKIAAITQVQNTREKEPPKTLRMKDSGLGVTREKLIQLQTLDPTLSRVRELAKGRNPTPSGKKGKVKFLWKQGVLHRLFITTEKTFSQVVVPETLRSGILRRYHNVTKTGHLETKKTKNRLWHSFYWPGMEGDIRRYVHSCDVGRRALPKGGLPKAHLGKLPLIDEPFRRIAVDRVGTLTVSERENRYRLITSPFNLYRRPR, from the coding sequence ATGGAACACCTGATGGACCATGTGTCTGGGGACCTCGCGGATTTCATCCGGCagcgcgaaccggcgaacgtcACCGAGGCCGCCGAACTAGCTGAGAGGTTTGCTGCATCAAAAAGAGCCAGGAAAAACCCGGTTACTGCGACTGGTCGAGTCGAGAAGAACACGAAGGACATTGAAAATCCTGAGGAAGACTCTGCCCCAGTTAGTCCCGTCCACCCCAACGGCCCTTTTCCCAAGAGAAATTGCTACGGTTGCGGTAAAACTGGGCACATCCGTAGGAATTGCCCGCATTCAGCATCGTCCTTCAACGTGAGGACCGTCACCAACGTGAGAACAGTTGTAACGATGCCAGGAACCACTGCTGCCACATCAGAGTTACCTACCCTTTGTGACCCATGTAGCCAACTTTCGTATACTCCTTTATGCACGGTCAGTATCAATGGATCGCAAGTATCTGCTCTTCGTGACACAGGCGCCGACGGACTGGTTATTGACTCCTCGCTGGTAAAAGACTGTAACCTCAAGCAGGGAAGTCAAACTATTCGTTTCGCAGCAGGGAACGTTCAGAAGACTTGTCCTACTACGATCGTACATTTAGAGTCCCCATTTTTCTCTGGGAACGTTGTAGCTATTGTGGCTGACCAGCTAACATACCCCGTACTCATCGGAAACCGGATCATTCAGCCTGGAGGAGAAACTCTTGAAGTTCCTGTGTACCGGGCGAAAGCTCAACCTGTCAAGATAGCCGCCATTACTCAAGTCCAAAATACGCGAGAAAAAGAACCTCCTAAAACCCTACGGATGAAGGACTCTGGTCTAGGTGTTACCAGAGAGAAGTTGATCCAGCTACAGACGCTTGACCCAACTCTGTCTAGGGTGCGGGAGCTGGCAAAAGGGAGGAACCCTACACCATCTGGGAAGAAAGGAAAAGTGAAATTTCTTTGGAAACAGGGCGTCCTACATCGCCTTTTCATAACCACGGAGAAGACCTTCAGTCAGGTGGTGGTGCCCGAGACTCTTCGTTCGGGTATTTTGAGACGATACCACAATGTTACTAAGACTGGTCATCTTGAGACAAAGAAAACTAAGAATAGACTCTGGCATTCGTTCTACTGGCCAGGGATGGAGGGCGACATCAGGCGTTATGTTCATTCCTGTGATGTTGGCCGTCGAGCTTTACCCAAAGGAGGATTACCCAAAGCTCACCTTGGAAAGTTGCCCCTCATAGATGAACCTTTCCGGAGAATCGCTGTCGACCGTGTTGGCACATTGacagtctcagagagagagaatcgctACAGACTGATCACCAGTCCCTTCAACCTCTACAGAAGACCAAGATGA
- the LOC138963612 gene encoding multiple epidermal growth factor-like domains protein 10, protein MCDDGCHNGFDGDMCDRCLTSLWGSECTLPCGHCAGDGSCDKTTGHCLTEHCVPGWNGTRCLQALPQDNDNTGKDSSNTTLIGTIAGVGVFLGVAIIILAVVIVWLRKSRAARPQRNNSSPKDSRPGFTETRIDEPPPALPLRPSAPKESTHVAEQGTETLSEHYDRLDNYEIREDDIRPYEDLTHPSKDYYNTKPMGTEERKQVTTEYQNTTEGSSYEEITVSKSSGNKSQEDIERHRKKKISGKEKHIYTNA, encoded by the exons ATGTGTGACGATGGCTGTCACAATGGATTTGACGGAGACATGTGTGACC GGTGTCTGACATCTTTGTGGGGATCTGAGTGCACCTTGCCGTGTGGTCACTGTGCGGGGGATGGGTCATGTGACAAGACAACTGGACATTGTCTGACTGAACACTGCGTGCCTGGCTGGAACGGGACGCGTTGTCTGCAAGCGT taCCTCAAGACAACGACAACACTGGAAAGGATTCCAGCAACACAACGCTGATCGGTACCATTGCGGGTGTTGGTGTCTTTCTTGGTGTTGCCATCATCATTCTCGCTGTTGTTATTGTCTG GTTGCGTAAGTCTAGGGCTGCCAGGCCTCAACGAAACAATTCGTCTCCGAAAGACAGTCGCCCTGGATTTACAG AAACCAGGATAGACGAGCCACCTCCGGCACTGCCACTACGCCCCTCTGCACCAAAGGAGTCGACCCACGTGGCGGAACAAGGCACAGAAACTCTCTCTGAACACTACGACCGTCTCGACAACTATGAGATACGCGAAGACGACATCAGACCTTACGAAGACTTAACACATCCGAGTAAAGATTACTACAATACCAAACCCATGGGCACAGAGGAGCGGAAGCAGGTGACCACGGAGTATCAGAATACTACAGAGGGGTCTAGTTACGAAGAAATAACAGTGTCCAAGTCCAGTGGAAATAAGAGTCAGGAAGACATCGAGAGGCatcgaaagaaaaaaatatccggaAAGGAAAAACACATATACACGAACGCCTAA